In Glycine max cultivar Williams 82 chromosome 4, Glycine_max_v4.0, whole genome shotgun sequence, the genomic stretch GTAGGCGTGGTAGGTTATAACATGGTTAATGTCTCACCGAGGAGTATGCTCAAAAGGAACGTGATACGTAGCATGTGCCTGTATGGTGATTGGTGGTATTTGGGGCTTATCAAACAATAAAAAGGTGTCACCAGATGTAACCAAAGTGCATGTGGAGGCACACCTCTTCCTCTAACGTATAACTGTAGTGGTAATTATTGATCCATGTGAACAAAATCCACGGATGCTCTATGACATGCTCCTGAAAAGTTGGTTGTTGTAAGTGTGAGTCCTTGGCTCCTCAAAtgccacaaacaacaaaaaaaaccatAGTATACAATCTACTTAATCACTACATGTGATTGTCTAAGAAAACAACGCTCTCGTGTCCTATGCGCATAACTATCCCACTTATTTCACAATACGACCCATGCGCATGATGGTCTTACATTTTTATGTGGATGACAGTCAGGGGTGATCACCACATACAGATACATTGTACATCGATCCCCAGCTCTCAACTCAAAAAGCATAGTCTCAAAGCTAGTCAGGAATAGCAAAGTGAGTTCTATAAACTTCTCACGCCAAATGAGTGCATCAAATTTCGGGTAGTCACCACTCGCTAATTCCCCTAGGTCCCATGAACCTCTCTGCCCACTACTCGAAATTTCCCTACTGTTCAGATTCACCAAATTTCATTCCTAAACATTAATCGGATTTTCTAAGTGCTTTGAAAATTGGTTTTTCCTAAACCTTATGTGTTACCCTACATTTTCATAcctaaaaaactcatttttgaggttaaaaattcaagaaaaaagtCCACACAATAGCACTAACTAGTTCAGTTTCGTGCTAAAATTATGGCTTTCTAAAAATCTCTTTAACTTGTTTTGCTGATAACTTTCTCTAGAAAAATTCGTTTTAGACGCACCTTAAGTCTAACCCTAGGTTTTAACACccaaaaaactcatttttggcATCAAAATCTCAAGAAAACAGCTCCGCACATAGATCCAGAACTGAGCGGCAACACAAAAATTTCAAGGCAACAACATATTCAAGTAAGTTTAACAACAAGAATATGGTTCAAGAGTTGGAGAGACCCCCCTTACCTCTTGTAGTCTCCACGAAATTTAGAAGGAAGAATGAGGTTGTTTATATTCTAGTTTTCAACCTTCAAGAGtgcaaaaataagattttgaagcTACAAGTGAGAATAGAGCAAGAAAATGAAGTGAAAATCAAGCTTATAAGTGAAAATGGAGGTCATTTACCTAAACTTGATGAAAGAAGGGCTCAAGAACACTTGGAAAAGCTTGGAAGAAGAGTGGAAGTGGTGTCTCTTTCCCTCTTGACTAGCTCGTGAAGAAGAGAAAGATTGAGCAACTTTGGTGAGTTTTGGAGTTTAAAAATGAACTTATAGAAGAAACTTAGTGTATGGTTCATTGGATTAAGGTGTTGGCTTATCTTAATCACTCAATTTCGACTCATGAATGATCCTTTCTCAGCCATGGAAAACTTGTATATCACTACGGAATGTGGTGTGCTTcacttttgaaaattttacttaaaaatgcTAAAATAAGTGTTCTTACTTTTCACCAAAACTAATAAATTCTATCCTAAATGCCTTGATTATTGTGCTAATCTCTCTAGGATTACATGTAACAAGAGTGAACCTAACACATAGGTTACTTTCACACAAAGCTAAATTAAACTACCACTCAGTGTACAATGCAATTTTGTTGTGGATGGAATTTTTGTTCAAGCAGTTTTCATATCTCTATCAAGctagactaaaaaaattatttataataaatataaatatatatagcacgaaaataaataattaaaagcatATAATCACTGCAATCAAATACTCACAAACACATAAGATAGAACACAGATTTTCCTCTGTCAACttgagttgtaatttttttgtcaagGTGTTACACAATCTATTTAGTTAGTTGTTAGATGATTTTGTTAACATGTTTTGTTTGTAACCATTGTTTGTTATTTATGTTCCAGTTTGCTACACTCCTATATAAGGGAGTTAGTTAGAAGGGTTAAGCATGACGAGAGTGCTAAAATCTCATTGTTTTGATCTTCAATaataacaatgttttttttttcgtgtaTTATGATTatctgttttcttcttccctgaTCTAAATTCGTCTTTCTCAATCTTAAACCTAATAGATAATTTCCGCATGGCCCCTCATATAGCACATCTCACTTTATCAAGAGATCCATAGGCATAACTCTTGTTATGGAGAAGGGACGAATCCTATTCGCGTCACTCACATCCTTCAACATGATTCATTGCATGCCCAAATATTAACTTTTGATCATCCTCAACTCTCAAAGAAACCTTGTGGTCACTCTTTTACCAATGACATTTATTAGAATGAAAACCTACAACTTTTACATGTAGGAATCATAGTGACTACAAGTCGAATGGCTACTATCATCTCATGGTCACGCTCATGACACTTAGATTAACTATTATGAAGTATTCTCAGAGTgagtttatcttttataaatattacttctaatatttatatcaagtattaataatattaataataaattgtcaTCCTCAACGGAAGTACAGTGCACATAGTTACGGGAACGAGCCATAGATATACCATTTCATTTCAATGTTATTTTTCACATTGGCTGAGAAGATTGGTTAAACACTCGATAACAAGTGTTAGTTGTGTAACCGAACCCTTAGAAATTTGGTGTATAGAACTACTTTCACGCCAAAGACACTCAGAGGAAACATGGGACGCACACTCAAACTCATGGGAGCCCCACCTGGTAAACTCCCTAATTTTgctctttaaaataattaggatCAGAAAGAACAGGACAACAACCTTATGCAAAAATTAGCTCCCACGATCAAAAAAAGCTACCAACAATTTTTTCAGTTGCCAATAGCCATCATGATGCTCCCTATAGACTTTGCTGCTGTTTGTGTCCGATAGCGAATTGCCAAGTGTCTTTCTAAAGATGGCCTTGGAGGCAACAAACAAAAACCAAGACGATACTGTCGTTTCAGTtgaatagaagagaaaaaacagttactcattttcttttcatctgTTAGGAATAGGTAAGGATAGCAATTTatctgatttcttttttttttttgtgtgtgtgcgcTTATTTGTTAAATAGAAGCTTCACAATTGGTTCTATTGATCTCCCACATTATTTTATGGAAATTCATCTCCCACATTTGAGAATTATTGTAAATTGGAAGTTTGatatacaattaaaattaagggAATGAAcaatttgtttgatttgaagtaaaaaattaGATGGTTGGGTTTTTAGGTCAACGTCAATTGTTCAATTAATTATTGGATTGGCTTCATGTACAGCTTGTTGGTTCAGAACGGAGGAACCCATTGCACATGACTGTGTTCATATTGTAATCACAGCATTCACATTTGCACCAAGAAACCAGTATCTTGTGGAAGGAAAAGCACAAAACCCATGCTGTATAATGGCCCACAAGCAGCAGACAGAAATATataggaaaaacaaaaagttattgtggAAACCCAATATTTAGACCTAATTTTTCActctaattaacattttttttaaaaaatcttcttTGTATTTTCTAAATTAAGGCTTAAAACAATTTAGTCTtctttgaataaatttattaataaatatttttaagagaaaaaagaaataaaaaatgcagtaaattggatttttttataattaaaaatacatttataaattccaaattttgtaaaaattcttttatctacgaaatttgaaattaaaagataagTTTATCTTACGAtgattaactaattttattttttcttttttcttttatcttatcaatgatgattaactatttttattttttattttttcttttatatatacttattaaaaaatttatcttatcCATTTCCATCGATATGATGGTCCATATTACTGCAATTGACCAAGTTTTACATTTATGCCGGGCACAatcattttttatccaaactttAGGCAATGCAAAAAAGTTACTACAAATTATCACATAGGTTGATAGAGTTGCATggagaaaatgtttttaaaacacTAACAACAGCTACTtatcaagagagaaaaaaaaaaaaaaaaaaacacacacacaactaTGGTCTCTTTctttcaatgtttttaaaaattatttgtatatattcaCATGTCAGGACACAACCACAAATTCAAACAGAGAGCAAGTCATTCTTGACTCTCTTAACTGTTGCTTacaaattagaaagaaaaaagaaaaaagaaaagaaaagaagttgcTTTGGAATTGAGACATGAAGAGAAGTTGCCAAGAAAACTATCCTATATTGACAAAGTCATCTTCACAGTTCACAAGAGGATCCACCCTGTATTCAATCAGCACAATAGAAGACAAGAGATCAAGTTATTCCTGCAGCAATCgaactttgttgttgtcaccagcAATATTTCCCTTTGTTTCTATCTCCTTTTACAAATTTTACTAATGaggaaaaatacttataaaaaaagaagaacaagagGGAAATTAAGGCATAATCAGTAATCACACAATTAACATAATCACAGAAAAAAAATCAGTACGAGTAAGTCATTCTTTGGGCCACACGATCCCTGAGAATTCCATTATAGAGGGCTACCCTATTAGCTGGCATTCCTCTAACATCACTCTTGCCTTCACAATTCTTCCGAACCTtagattctgattttgaacaccAAAAGTTTCTATTAACACGTTGCTGCCTCCTGAACTCTTCTCCGTCCCCACATGAATCCACCACATCATCCGCAAAGTGCACCCTCTTCTTCTCCCTCTTGTTCCGAACTGCAACAAAAAAACATTCAGTTTAGTGACCAAccaattttaatgtaattttcaaaattgtcaGTAAAATTTTACCGACGCTAATATTAGTGACGAAATTCATTTTCGTCATTAAATTTTGCCactaacaaattattttcttttttatgcatgttttttaaatatgcaAAAGACTTGCTAGGATCATATGAATATTGTGTGTACCTGAGGATATGCAAGATCGCAGAATTGGAGTAGATGGGTGAGAAATTTCATGAACCGGGAATTGGATGGCTAGGAAAGATCGTTGGAGGCGCAGAGCAAGAACGATGACTGTGCCTGAGACGGCCATGGCGGTGGCTAAGAGCACCCCTTGTGAGGTTATCATTGAAGACATGAAACTGGAGAGAAACGAAATGATTGAaggaaaggaaataaataataatgaatgtGATGGCTCGTGGAAAAGGGAACTTGACCGAGGAGTTTTCTTTTTGTAGGGGAGGGAATATTATAGTGGTGGTGATGATGTATGAGCAGCAaaggtgaataatattttatttgaatcaaatgGGGGATTttctcttataaaaataaaagcaacccattggagaatggagaactgcgttgactttattttattttttgggaaaCATGAAGATGATGGAGCAACGAAAGTGGGTCAATTTTCAGTTAAAGAAATGTATTTAGTTTTGGGTTGATTTTGATCTACGAAAATGTGGGAAGCCCTTTCAATTTgacaactttttattctttGGCCTTCTAGAATAAAAAGGAAtctatatgttttatattattaatggaatctattttagttttgggatttgattatatatatattttttaatttcaactaAATTTTCAAAGTTAATACACATTTAATTTGATAAGATACATTTGTAAAGACTACTCCCATGAGATATTAAGATTTATTTGAAGGATtgatcttaatatttttatccgCACATGCTAGCGATCATACCCATAATCACATGTTAAGAGaccaaattatttattaatcatgTCACACTATATTATAATACATTTAGTATACATAATTAAAGACACTAtgtcaattaataaataatacttCTATATtgttacttaaaaattaaaatgttttatatttttaaaaattatatgattatttatcATTGATTAACTTAATAAATTTGACATTAGGTTTATAACAATACCTATATATATCGGTTAATTGATACAAATTAAACTATTTATACAAtacttttgtatttttctttcacATCAATAATCTCATTTCACATTTTTCTATCTTCTTTtgttatcttcttttttatcatataaaaaattataaaaaatataaaaaatacaaattctaTAGCTACCCATCCTTTCACCTTTTCTCTCCTAGTTTATATTTCTTACACTTTAATttattgcttactttcatagcttattttctttactagtcatgcctaatttatcttgtaattacataatactttattcttgcttatcacacttatcttgagttcttttgaaccctaacttttaccttttacaaacccccaacaagaaagaatcacaacttagaaaccaacgtgagtcatcattcatctagtgttaatggtgagggtactagtcataaagaccctgtatctagaatcttagatgagttgagttccctcaagttatggaaagaaaaattagaaagaaaagaaaaaggaaaagagagggtagaaataaatcaagatgagagagaacaaataagagaggaagaaataaaaaaaaataatgaaagaaatggaaaaagaaaaacatgcctcctataatAGTCATGACTTTTGCAAGAGCCCAAGTAAAGAACTTAGTGACTGTTAtagaggaaggcataggtcacatcctagacctcactcccaaaggagagaaaaggaaagaaaatctcaagaggctaacattaacctcccacacttccatgggaaggaaaATGTAGAGGTTTATTTAGATTAGAAAATGAAGGTTGAGCAACACTTTGCTTGCCAACATACAAGTGGGGAAAGGAAGGTTCCTTTGGCTACCCTTAACTTCCAAGGGTATGCACTCTATTGGTgaacttcccttgttagggaaagaaggattcatggggatcctctagtagagtattgggatgacttgaaaagtgctcttaggaagaggcacatcccctcctactatgaaagggagcttatggacaagctcctaaggcttagacaagggagtatgattagtgttgaagagtataggcaacaaatggaactactccttttgagagctgggcttagggaggaggaaagaacaagtattgctaggttcctttgtgggcttaatatggatgtgagggacaaggttgagctccttccatatagggacctagatgacctagtccaactttgcataagggtagagcaacaacttaaaaggaaatcctacttcaaaatcttatggccttctaggaggccaatcttgtgacttgacccaatctcaaagagagaatatttttcacgcaaggtgtaaaattttttataacacatGCTCTCTCATTGTAGATAGTGGTTCATGTTGCAATTGTTGCAACACAAGATTAGTCTCTAAGTTGAGCCTTGCTATCACTCCCTGTTGGTTTTCCCAtatgattcctttttctccaattcTCAACAattatattcaagggaaatgaaacaCCAGAAAGTGCAcaggatcgtcaagtatttaaaattaaaacggatgaatccgactatcgaactcagggaactagtattagacagggttaaattcaaaaataaggcattgttgaaagaaacattgataatggatggtttagaacaaaattaaactaagtctaagctaaaaatagtaaaaatgcaagtaagatTGACAACAATAGGTAAAAGTGTCGGGCCtctctaacaaacaagctgaggcatataaggatatttctctaatcaatcatgcttttgtgttctatgttgtagcctataGTACTAAACCACGATCCTTCATTAGGCTAGCTTAActcaagcttcgtcctcaga encodes the following:
- the LOC100783158 gene encoding uncharacterized protein, translating into MSSMITSQGVLLATAMAVSGTVIVLALRLQRSFLAIQFPVHEISHPSTPILRSCISSVRNKREKKRVHFADDVVDSCGDGEEFRRQQRVNRNFWCSKSESKVRKNCEGKSDVRGMPANRVALYNGILRDRVAQRMTYSY